A single window of Candidatus Falkowbacteria bacterium DNA harbors:
- a CDS encoding class I SAM-dependent methyltransferase, whose protein sequence is MSNFYETRQKQFYEKYWLEQTPGLINVNGFKDYPMDIYNSFLQYLEEDGNVLDLGCGNGLLLRHLTYFSNLNVVPYGVDFLEQSIEQAKEEILPQFNENFYCCSIDLFSTEIKFKYIILEPYLLYEKDRKSVVEKLKNFLAPGGSIIIYNYHDALKNEKIEDLFHYPGLEGFNFEKYNRFDIGLDIAYLVV, encoded by the coding sequence ATGAGTAATTTTTACGAGACAAGACAAAAACAGTTTTATGAAAAATATTGGCTGGAACAAACGCCTGGATTGATTAATGTAAACGGTTTCAAAGATTATCCAATGGATATTTATAATAGTTTTTTGCAATACCTAGAGGAAGATGGCAATGTTTTGGATCTAGGTTGTGGTAATGGTTTATTGTTGCGCCATTTAACATACTTTTCTAATCTGAATGTTGTTCCGTATGGCGTTGATTTTTTGGAGCAGTCGATCGAGCAGGCCAAAGAAGAGATTTTACCGCAGTTCAATGAAAACTTTTATTGCTGTTCAATCGATTTATTTTCTACGGAAATAAAATTTAAGTATATTATTTTGGAACCATATTTATTATATGAAAAGGACAGAAAAAGCGTAGTTGAAAAGTTGAAAAACTTTTTAGCGCCAGGTGGGTCAATTATTATTTATAACTATCATGATGCATTGAAAAATGAGAAGATCGAAGACCTTTTTCATTATCCTGGCTTAGAGGGTTTTAACTTTGAAAAGTATAATAGATTTGATATAGGATTAGATATTGCATATTTGGTTGTTTAG
- a CDS encoding radical SAM protein, which produces MKINERAYDKIISTVVFKVTEVCNMACPHCFMFSGPDNSFNKKPPIISSAMIEKVCQRLTEYVKENKVEQLEVVLHGGEPLILGLEKLDYILTNLNKIPGVGVSMQTNGTLINDEFIELFNKHKLKVGISLDGGPDVQNKSKMKSGEDSYNNIVRGLKQLQAKADPACFRGLLCVIDSKSDPLELYDHFLQLGVKKVDFLLPLRNPHNPFGYNENKSEYFDWLKPIFEKYLAMDDPEVSIRIFDSIIDLLIGSNEPMCSIRHSGLDMLTIDTDGSIQLVDDLRICGDGFVELGLNVQKNKLVDFFDHSKVKALHQSEVNLPEQCVSCDYLNICGSGGHAFRHTGKDTYDAPSIYCRETIQLIEHIKASIYE; this is translated from the coding sequence ATGAAAATAAATGAAAGAGCTTACGACAAAATAATTAGTACAGTTGTTTTCAAAGTTACTGAAGTTTGTAACATGGCTTGCCCGCACTGTTTTATGTTTAGCGGGCCGGACAATAGTTTTAATAAAAAACCACCAATTATTTCTTCTGCCATGATTGAAAAAGTGTGTCAGCGTCTGACGGAGTATGTAAAGGAAAATAAGGTTGAGCAGTTAGAAGTTGTTTTGCACGGTGGTGAACCATTAATTTTGGGACTTGAAAAGTTAGATTATATTTTGACTAACCTGAACAAGATTCCAGGTGTGGGTGTTTCAATGCAAACCAATGGAACCTTGATAAATGATGAATTCATTGAATTATTTAACAAACATAAATTAAAAGTCGGTATAAGTCTGGATGGCGGTCCTGATGTACAAAACAAATCAAAAATGAAGTCCGGTGAAGATTCATATAATAACATTGTCCGCGGTTTGAAACAGTTGCAAGCCAAGGCTGATCCAGCCTGTTTTCGTGGATTACTGTGCGTGATAGATAGCAAGAGTGATCCTTTGGAATTGTATGATCATTTCCTGCAATTGGGTGTGAAAAAAGTTGACTTTTTGTTACCACTTAGAAATCCGCATAACCCTTTTGGTTATAATGAAAATAAAAGTGAATATTTCGATTGGTTAAAACCGATTTTTGAAAAATATTTAGCTATGGACGATCCTGAAGTGTCGATTAGAATTTTTGATAGTATAATTGATTTATTAATTGGTTCTAATGAGCCGATGTGTTCGATTCGACATTCAGGTTTAGATATGTTGACAATTGACACCGATGGAAGTATCCAGCTAGTTGATGATCTGAGAATTTGTGGAGATGGTTTTGTGGAACTTGGTCTGAATGTACAGAAAAATAAATTGGTTGATTTCTTTGATCATTCCAAAGTAAAAGCTCTACACCAATCGGAAGTTAACTTGCCGGAGCAATGTGTGAGTTGTGATTATTTGAATATTTGCGGTTCTGGTGGCCACGCTTTCCGACATACAGGCAAAGATACTTATGACGCACCGTCAATTTATTGTCGGGAAACAATACAGCTAATTGAACACATAAAAGCTAGTATTTATGAGTAA
- a CDS encoding NUDIX hydrolase — MLKARSINGNYVMLPKEKFTNRVSAYGIIKHEGKILLVNTKSPGKWFLPGGEVEIGEEMEDAVKRETHEECGIDVEVGELLARKKTMFYYDPTDNAWQNYCFFFECKPLGFELAEDYQVEDDESEKPEWVDVSKLKKKDLQFPVDELFEMIRDNKI, encoded by the coding sequence ATGCTAAAAGCCCGCTCAATAAACGGTAACTACGTAATGCTACCAAAAGAAAAATTTACCAACCGGGTCTCTGCCTACGGGATTATTAAACATGAAGGAAAAATATTGTTAGTTAATACCAAGAGTCCCGGTAAATGGTTTTTGCCGGGCGGGGAAGTGGAAATTGGTGAAGAGATGGAAGATGCTGTTAAGCGGGAGACACACGAAGAATGCGGAATAGATGTTGAAGTTGGAGAATTGCTTGCCCGCAAAAAAACAATGTTCTATTACGATCCGACGGACAACGCTTGGCAGAATTATTGCTTCTTTTTTGAATGTAAACCACTTGGTTTTGAATTGGCGGAAGACTATCAAGTTGAGGATGATGAATCCGAAAAACCGGAATGGGTTGATGTAAGTAAGCTAAAGAAAAAGGATTTGCAATTTCCAGTGGATGAGTTGTTTGAAATGATAAGAGATAACAAAATATAA
- a CDS encoding O-acetyl-ADP-ribose deacetylase codes for MKTKIFLEKGDITNQKVDAIVNAANELLLGGGGVDGAIHSGAGYELKLECAKLGGCKTGQAKITSGHELPAKYVIHAVGPRYGQHGGEEPNLLRDCYLNSLKLAKENNCQSIAFPCISTGVFGYPKRKAAKIAVDTVQDFIKEDDCFEKVVFVCYAQADYDVYEMALKK; via the coding sequence ATGAAAACTAAAATCTTTCTTGAAAAAGGCGACATCACCAACCAAAAAGTTGACGCAATTGTTAATGCGGCTAACGAACTTTTGCTTGGTGGTGGCGGAGTGGACGGCGCAATCCATTCGGGCGCTGGCTATGAGTTGAAACTTGAATGTGCCAAACTTGGTGGTTGTAAAACTGGTCAGGCGAAAATAACTTCAGGTCATGAGTTACCAGCAAAATATGTTATTCATGCCGTTGGTCCAAGATACGGTCAGCATGGTGGGGAAGAACCGAACCTGCTTCGGGATTGTTATTTGAATAGTTTAAAATTGGCCAAAGAAAATAATTGTCAATCAATCGCTTTTCCGTGTATCTCAACCGGTGTATTCGGTTATCCTAAACGAAAGGCCGCCAAAATCGCCGTTGATACAGTCCAGGATTTTATAAAAGAGGATGATTGTTTTGAAAAGGTTGTTTTTGTTTGCTATGCGCAGGCGGATTATGATGTTTATGAAATGGCGCTGAAGAAATAA
- a CDS encoding type II toxin-antitoxin system PemK/MazF family toxin has protein sequence MLKKGQIEFGDIVWTQFDPSIGHEFQDKRPAVVIQTNKQISRSNLVTVIPLTGNLTNKVDDDIIIHADNENNLKSNSLIKVYNIASCDYSRFCGVIGHAGNNIMHEIRLYLKKHFGI, from the coding sequence ATGCTCAAAAAAGGACAAATAGAATTTGGTGATATTGTTTGGACGCAGTTTGATCCCAGTATCGGCCATGAATTCCAGGATAAAAGACCGGCTGTGGTTATTCAAACAAATAAGCAGATCAGCAGATCAAATTTAGTAACAGTAATACCTTTGACAGGTAATTTAACGAATAAAGTTGATGATGATATAATTATTCATGCTGATAATGAAAATAATTTAAAAAGCAATTCTCTAATTAAGGTTTACAACATTGCTTCCTGTGATTATAGTCGTTTCTGCGGCGTCATCGGTCATGCCGGGAATAATATTATGCATGAAATAAGATTATACTTAAAAAAACATTTTGGTATTTGA
- a CDS encoding DUF4065 domain-containing protein, translated as MINKQQLGQTIKSLREERQVSQAKLAKYVGISRPAMSAIETGNRGVEVFELSKIATFFGVKIDELLVSEINKNETSPSDVEVNKDIEFNPEKLQQVLLYVLNKCGGKPNVGETVLYKLLYFIDFNSYEKWGKPIIGLSYVKLQFGPVPQSIQFRTVIKKMETENRIKIFIQEYHDMKQKRYVALGDFNLDNFSIKEKNVIDDVIAKLSDMSAAQIEQYVHEDIPWKVMGKNEVIPYELTVDRETPYAQVDHWQAWQNASGVDSLKHLGPISKEEYNYYENLCSKKDK; from the coding sequence ATGATAAATAAACAACAATTGGGTCAAACAATTAAAAGTCTGCGCGAAGAAAGACAGGTTAGTCAGGCAAAACTGGCTAAATATGTTGGAATCTCTCGTCCAGCCATGTCGGCAATTGAAACCGGAAACAGGGGAGTAGAAGTATTTGAATTATCTAAAATCGCCACTTTTTTTGGCGTGAAAATTGACGAGCTACTTGTTTCGGAAATAAACAAGAATGAAACTAGTCCTTCTGATGTAGAAGTAAATAAAGATATAGAATTCAATCCTGAGAAATTACAGCAGGTTTTACTTTATGTTTTAAATAAATGTGGCGGTAAGCCAAATGTCGGAGAAACTGTTTTGTATAAATTGTTGTACTTTATTGATTTTAATAGTTATGAAAAATGGGGCAAACCGATTATTGGCCTGAGTTATGTTAAATTGCAGTTTGGTCCGGTACCTCAGTCAATTCAATTCCGAACCGTGATTAAGAAAATGGAAACTGAAAACCGGATTAAAATTTTCATTCAAGAATATCATGATATGAAGCAAAAAAGATATGTCGCGTTGGGTGATTTTAATCTGGATAATTTTTCAATCAAAGAAAAAAATGTAATTGATGATGTTATTGCTAAATTGTCAGATATGTCAGCGGCCCAGATTGAGCAATATGTTCATGAAGATATTCCCTGGAAGGTTATGGGAAAAAATGAAGTCATTCCTTATGAATTAACTGTTGACCGAGAAACGCCATACGCACAGGTTGATCATTGGCAAGCATGGCAAAATGCTTCTGGCGTAGATTCCCTGAAGCATCTTGGCCCTATATCAAAAGAAGAATATAATTATTATGAAAATTTATGCTCAAAAAAGGACAAATAG
- a CDS encoding DUF2779 domain-containing protein, which yields MHITKTDYLEYTYCKKNLWLNKHKPELFDDVELSEFEKKIIEEGNIADEAARNLFPGGELIDIIGVNAVPVTKKILEKNPPVLFQGAFQYNDFFVQADILRYNNVLKGWELYEVKATNDVKREIPHHHINDLAFQKIVIENDGLNIVKAGVIHLNGEYRKQGKVDYDELFIIAELTDEVLEAEAGVQEQMNDIKIYLNMKEEKGCECLYRGRNSQCTTFAYSNPKVPEYSVHDINRIGGSKKLFYDWIDRGIYKLEEIDNPEKLKGTKKFQYDAYMLGNPIVDTTAVRNELASLTFPIHFFDYEGYSSAIPRFNDFGAYEQVPFQYSLHILHEDGTLDHKEYLITDPESDLTLPLIKRMREDFDDTGSVIAWYKSYESQRNDKLAEIHPDYAEFLVGLNDRMFDLMTIFSNNYYVDARFKGSSSIKNVLPVIVPELTYRTLGIQKGDQAVERWERMVFGDSSPEEKKQIASDLLKYCKLDTFAMVEIYRFLKKL from the coding sequence ATGCACATCACAAAAACCGACTACCTCGAATACACATACTGCAAAAAGAATCTCTGGCTAAACAAACACAAGCCAGAGCTTTTTGACGATGTCGAATTATCAGAATTTGAAAAGAAAATTATCGAAGAGGGGAATATAGCAGACGAAGCAGCCAGAAATCTTTTTCCTGGTGGAGAACTGATTGATATTATTGGTGTCAATGCCGTACCAGTTACAAAAAAAATACTCGAGAAAAACCCACCAGTCCTGTTCCAGGGTGCATTCCAGTATAATGACTTTTTCGTCCAGGCAGATATCCTTCGTTATAATAATGTTTTGAAAGGCTGGGAGCTCTATGAAGTAAAAGCAACCAACGACGTGAAAAGGGAGATTCCGCACCATCATATCAACGACCTCGCATTCCAGAAAATTGTTATTGAGAATGACGGTCTGAATATTGTGAAAGCAGGCGTAATTCATCTGAACGGTGAATACCGGAAACAGGGAAAAGTTGACTATGACGAGCTGTTTATCATTGCCGAGCTAACAGACGAGGTTCTAGAGGCCGAGGCGGGTGTTCAGGAACAAATGAACGATATCAAGATCTATTTGAATATGAAAGAAGAAAAAGGCTGTGAATGTTTGTACCGTGGCAGAAATTCACAATGTACTACATTTGCTTATTCCAACCCAAAAGTCCCAGAATATTCTGTCCATGATATCAATAGAATCGGTGGTAGTAAAAAACTGTTTTATGACTGGATAGATCGAGGAATATATAAGCTGGAAGAAATAGATAACCCAGAAAAACTTAAAGGTACGAAAAAGTTCCAATACGACGCGTATATGCTTGGAAATCCAATTGTTGACACCACTGCCGTAAGAAATGAGCTTGCTAGTTTGACCTTCCCAATCCATTTCTTCGATTATGAAGGCTACTCAAGCGCAATCCCAAGGTTTAATGATTTTGGCGCATATGAACAAGTACCATTTCAATACTCACTACATATATTGCATGAAGATGGAACACTGGACCACAAGGAATATCTTATCACCGACCCAGAAAGTGATCTTACTTTGCCACTTATCAAAAGAATGAGAGAAGATTTTGATGATACGGGTAGTGTCATCGCTTGGTACAAATCATATGAATCACAACGAAACGATAAACTTGCAGAAATCCATCCTGACTATGCTGAATTTCTTGTTGGCCTGAACGACCGAATGTTTGACCTCATGACAATCTTTTCTAATAATTATTATGTTGATGCTCGGTTCAAAGGAAGTTCGAGTATAAAAAACGTTCTTCCAGTTATTGTCCCTGAACTTACCTACAGGACCTTAGGAATCCAAAAAGGAGACCAAGCAGTCGAACGCTGGGAAAGAATGGTGTTTGGCGATAGCTCACCTGAAGAAAAAAAACAGATCGCCAGTGACTTGCTCAAATATTGTAAGTTGGATACATTCGCAATGGTGGAAATTTATAGATTTTTGAAGAAATTGTAA